A part of Oncorhynchus masou masou isolate Uvic2021 chromosome 21, UVic_Omas_1.1, whole genome shotgun sequence genomic DNA contains:
- the LOC135507761 gene encoding sarcoplasmic/endoplasmic reticulum calcium ATPase 2-like produces the protein MDNAHTKTVEEVLGYFCVNESTGLSCEQLRKSKERWGPNELPAEEGKSLWELVLEQFEDLLVRILLLAACISFTLAWFEEGEGTITAFVEPFVILLILIANAIVGVWQERNAENAIEALKEYEPEMGKVYRQDRKSVQRVRAKDLVPGDIVEVAVGDKVPADIRLTSIRSTTLRVDQSILTGESVSVIKHTDPVPDPRAVNQDKKNMLFSGTNIAAGRAIGVVVATGVQTEIGKIRDEMAATDPERTPLQQKLDQFGEQLSKVITVICVAVWGINVGHFNDPVHGGSWLRGAVYYFKIAVALAVAAIPEGLPAVITTCLALGTRRMARKNAIVRSLPSVETLGCTSVICSDKTGTLTTNQMSVHQIFVVDSVSGERCALSEFSVTGSTYAPEGEVYKDETIVKCSQYEGLVEMASICALCNDSSLDYNESKGVYEKVGEATETALCCLVEKMNVFDTDLRGLSAVERATACCSVIKQLMRKELTLEFSRDRKSMSVFCSPNKLSRSATGAKMFVKGAPESVLERCRWIRVNGGARVPMTPAGREQLQGTVREWATGRDTLRCLAMATRDSPPEIRSLNLENSATFADYESDLTFVGCVGMLDPPRKEVLGAVRMCRQAGIRVIMITGDNKGTAMSICRRVGIITEEEEEAGRDDPFSGGLTGREFDELPPHLQRQACRTGRCFARVEPTHKSRIVEYLQSLDDITAMTGDGVNDAPALKKAEIGIAMGSGTAVAKSASEMILADDNFSTIVAAVEEGRAIYNNMKQFIRYLISSNIGEVVCIFMTAALGMPEALIPVQLLWVNLVTDGFPATALGFNPPDLDIMSRPPRSPKEPLISGWLFCRYLIVGCYVGAATVGAAAWWFMAAHDGPKLSFYQLSHYLQCSEGHGEFAGVQCSVFESPYPMTMALSVLVTIEMCNALNSLSENQSLLKMPPWSNPWLVGAICLSMALHFLILYVDPLPVVFQIRPLSWPQWVVVLKMSLPVIFMDEALKFLARNWIEPGTNVERQEEERERRRRGQGPGGMTAAVSRAFKGVSWSFVLMSFPLLVWIYSLDSDITNMFYE, from the exons ATGGACAATGCCCATACTAAGACCGTCGAGGAGGTGTTGGGGTATTTCTGTGTGAATGAGTCGACAGGCCTGAGCTGTGAACAGCTGAGGAAGAGCAAGGAGAGATGGGGCCCAAACG AGTTACCGGCAGAAGAAG GGAAGTCGCTATGGgagctggtcctggaacagtttGAGGATCTGTTGGTTCGGATTCTTCTGCTGGCTGCCTGCATCTCCTtc ACTCTTGCCTGgtttgaggaaggagaggggaccaTCACAGCCTTCGTGGAACCCTTcgtcatcctcctcatcctcatcgcCAACGCTATTGTCGGGGTGTGGCAG gagCGTAATGCTGAGAACGCGATCGAGGCGCTGAAGGAGTATGAACCTGAGATGGGGAAGGTGTACCGACAGGACAGGAAGAGTGTCCAGAGGGTCCGGGCTAAGGACCTCGTACCTGGGGACATAGTGGAGGTGGCAG TGGGTGATAAAGTCCCAGCAGACATCCGGCTGACCTCCATCCGCTCCACCACACTGCGAGTGGACCAGTCCATCCTGACGGGGGAGTCGGTGTCTGTGATCAAACACACAGACCCAGTGCCTGACCCGCGAGCCGTCAACCAGGACAAGAAAAACATGCTGTTCTCT GGCACCAACATTGCGGCGGGCAGAGCTATAGGTGTGGTGGTAGCTACAGGGGTGCAGACTGAGATCGGGAAGATTCGCGACGAGATGGCTGCGACAGACCCAGAGAGAACACCGCTGCAGCAGAAACTGGACCAGTTTGGAGAACAGCTGTCCAAG gtGATCACAGTGATCTGTGTGGCAGTGTGGGGTATCAACGTGGGCCATTTCAATGACCCGGTCCACGGTGGCAGCTGGCTCAGAGGGGCTGTCTACTACTTCAAGATCGCTGTGGCACTGGCTGTAGCTGCCATCCCTGAGG GCCTACCCGCTGTGATCACCACCTGCCTGGCTCTGGGGACCAGACGCATGGCTCGGAAGAATGCCATCGTCCGCAGTCTGCCCTCTGTGGAGACCTTGGGCTGCACCTCTGTCATCTGCTCTGACAAGACTGGCACCCTCACCACCAACCAGATGTCTGTCCAccag atatTTGTTGTGGACAGTGTGTCAGGGGAGCGATGCGCCCTGAGTGAGTTTTCGGTGACCGGATCGACTTACGCCCCAGAAGGGGAAGT gtaTAAGGATGAAACGATAGTGAAGTGTAGTCAGTATGAGGGCCTGGTGGAGATGGCCTCTATCTGTGCTCTGTGTAACGACTCCTCTCTGGACTACAACGAG tctaAGGGTGTGTATGAGAAGGTAGGCGAAGCCACAGAGACGGCCCTGTGCTGTCTGGTGGAGAAGATGAACGTGTTCGACACAGACCTACGAGGACTGTCAGCAGTCGAGAGAGCTACTGCCTGCTGCTCG GTGATTAAACAGTTGATGAGGAAGGAGTTGACGTTGGAGTTCTCTCGTGACAGGAAGTCCATGTCAGTGTTCTGTTCTCCCAACAAGCTCAGCCGCTCTGCCACGGGGGCCAAGATGTTTGTCAAG GGAGCTCCGGAGAGCGTGCTGGAGCGCTGCCGTTGGATCCGGGTGAACGGGGGCGCGCGCGTGCCCATGACACCAGCGGGGCGGGAGCAGCTCCAGGGGACCGTCAGGGAGTGGGCCACGGGGCGGGACACCCTCCGATGCCTCGCCATGGCGACCCGGGACTCACCCCCCGAGATACGCTCCCTCAACCTGGAGAACTCGGCTACCTTCGCCGACTACGAG TCGGACCTGACCTTCGTGGGCTGCGTGGGGATGCTGGACCCCCCCAGGAAGGAAGTACTTGGTGCGGTCCGCATGTGTCGACAGGCTGGCATCCGGGTCATCATGATCACGG GTGACAACAAGGGCACGGCCATGTCCATCTGTCGTCGCGTGGGCATCatcacggaggaggaggaggaggcgggcAGGGACGACCCGTTCTCAGGGGGCCTGACGGGGAGGGAGTTTGACGAGCTGCCCCCCCACCTCCAGAGGCAGGCCTGTCGTACCGGACGCTGCTTCGCCCGCGTGGAACCCACACACAAGAGCCGTATCGTGGAGTACCTACAGAGCCTTGATGACATCACAGCCATG ACTGGTGATGGAGTAAATGATGCGCCAGCCCTGAAGAAGGCAGAGATCGGTATCGCCATGGGTTCAGGCACGGCTGTGGCCAAGTCTGCCTCCGAGATGATCTTAGCTGATGATAACTTCTCTACCATCGTAGCGGCTGTAGAAGAGGGCAGAGCCATCTACAACAACATGAAACAGTTCATACGATACCTCATCTCTTCCAACATAGGAGAGGTTGTCTg TATTTTCATGACGGCTGCCCTGGGTATGCCCGAGGCCCTGATCCCAGTCCAGTTGCTGTGGGTCAACCTGGTGACAGACGGCTTCCCGGCCACCGCCCTGGGCTTCAACCCCCCTGACCTGGACATCATGTCCCGCCCCCCACGCTCCCCCAAGGAGCCACTTATCTCCGGCTGGCTCTTCTGCAGATACCTCATTGTCGGAT GCTACGTGGGAGCGGCCACAGTAGGAGCTGCTGCCTGGTGGTTCATGGCAGCACACGACGGACCCAAACTCTCCTTCTACCAACTG tCCCACTATCTACAGTGCAGTGAAGGCCACGGGGAGTTTGCGGGGGTGCAGTGCTCAGTGTTCGAATCGCCTTACCCCATGACCATGGCCCTGTCCGTGCTCGTTACCATAGAGATGTGTAACGCCCTCAACAG TCTGTCAGAAAACCAGTCCCTGCTGAAGATGCCTCCTTGGTCCAACCCCTGGCTGGTGGGAGCTATCTGTCTCTCCATGGCGCTCCACTTCCTCATCCTCTATGTTGACCCCCTGCCT gTGGTGTTCCAGATCCGCCCCCTGTCATGGCCACAGTGGGTTGTGGTCCTCAAGATGTCCCTGCCTGTCATCTTCATGGACGAGGCCCTTAAGTTCCTGGCCCGGAACTGGATCGAGCCGGGTACCAACGTGGAGCGCCAGGAGGAGGAGCGGGAGCGCCGGCGGAGGGGTCAAGGGCCAGGGGGCATGACCGCCGCCGTGAGCAGGGCGTTCAAGGGCGTGTCCTGGTCGTTCGTTTTAATGTCGTTCCCGCTACTGGTCTGGATTTACAGCCTGGACTCTGATATTACTAACATGTTCTATGAGTGA